A genomic stretch from Candidatus Hydrogenisulfobacillus filiaventi includes:
- a CDS encoding putative Diguanylate cyclase (Evidence 3 : Putative function from multiple computational evidences; Product type e : enzyme): MRWRVTTDGPPDGVMRFSSLAQALQTARSAARWPDDLAVDDIVVREAGGRPVEERHRLAEAWDQISALFAAKGTRVLIVDTAWRPGLWAVLLGISDTLPDPSWPPGDPTTWPEPYATLARDRLSGCWSRPAGERWWQWRVERREPGPYAILFVDADGLKTINDTQGHAAGDRLIQRIGQLVRSAAPASAMVSRWGGDEWMIAWRETPDATMDHVVGNLEAGAAEAGVAISCGGARCLVASGWETAIQEADRAMYQAKVAHHQASGRQIASTGLAEPKEEPAAAPPAEPKPPREEPAAAPPAEPKPPREEPAAAPPAEPKPPREEPVTAPAEVDGETRPTSQEPAGQPLVAPASPAGKRRTWAMKSATAAPSSPPAGRHAERSGSSPPPWRTGVAHRWGVTDLDAGRSTAGESHPETEPGATPQPPGFAWPEWAKAKRAIWASRRDEPPPEIPQVEKPPDQAEPEIPHPPTESHVARGLPIPVGTVWWVWGEDRRVGTSTLALVLAQWLAWEGAVPVRLLEGTPTHPRLGVMIGKAPPHNRGWEVSWIAGTPAQSPRVEVRMADRLSAWLFAESIAVHPPILDRYLALGARSAAVDAVVVLDAGVRPPALPGVEGICVLAGARPVVPLPSGVWAATRSRVDPATPRLIRIPSDPLGLGGVPTGEWVRALAPLREAILATWREGAAASS; this comes from the coding sequence ATGAGATGGCGAGTCACAACAGACGGCCCCCCCGATGGCGTGATGCGGTTCTCCAGCCTTGCGCAAGCGCTGCAGACGGCGCGATCCGCCGCGAGATGGCCGGACGATCTGGCGGTCGATGACATCGTGGTGCGCGAGGCGGGCGGGAGGCCGGTCGAGGAGCGGCACCGGCTTGCCGAGGCTTGGGATCAGATCTCCGCCCTGTTCGCCGCGAAGGGCACCCGTGTGCTGATCGTGGACACGGCCTGGAGACCCGGCCTGTGGGCTGTTCTGCTGGGCATCTCCGACACGTTGCCGGATCCATCCTGGCCGCCGGGAGATCCCACGACGTGGCCGGAGCCGTACGCCACGCTGGCCCGGGATCGTCTGAGCGGATGCTGGTCCAGACCGGCTGGGGAGCGCTGGTGGCAGTGGCGGGTCGAGCGCCGGGAGCCGGGGCCCTATGCGATCCTGTTCGTGGACGCGGATGGCCTGAAGACGATCAACGATACTCAGGGCCATGCGGCTGGGGATCGACTGATCCAGCGCATTGGCCAGCTGGTGCGATCCGCAGCTCCGGCCTCCGCCATGGTGTCCCGCTGGGGTGGCGACGAGTGGATGATCGCGTGGCGGGAGACGCCCGATGCCACCATGGACCATGTGGTGGGCAACCTGGAGGCTGGGGCCGCGGAGGCGGGCGTCGCCATCAGCTGCGGTGGGGCTCGCTGCCTGGTCGCTTCTGGGTGGGAGACGGCGATCCAGGAGGCGGATCGCGCCATGTACCAAGCCAAGGTCGCGCATCACCAGGCGTCCGGTCGGCAGATCGCCTCCACTGGGTTGGCTGAGCCGAAGGAGGAGCCCGCCGCAGCGCCTCCCGCCGAGCCGAAGCCTCCACGGGAGGAGCCCGCCGCAGCGCCTCCCGCCGAGCCGAAGCCTCCACGGGAGGAGCCCGCCGCAGCGCCTCCCGCCGAGCCGAAGCCGCCACGGGAGGAGCCCGTCACAGCGCCTGCCGAGGTGGATGGGGAGACGCGACCAACGTCCCAGGAGCCGGCGGGACAGCCGTTGGTCGCCCCAGCAAGTCCGGCCGGCAAGCGTCGAACCTGGGCGATGAAATCGGCAACCGCCGCCCCGTCCTCTCCCCCGGCAGGGCGGCATGCGGAGCGATCGGGGTCGTCCCCGCCCCCGTGGCGAACGGGCGTCGCGCACCGATGGGGCGTCACGGATCTGGACGCCGGTCGCTCGACAGCGGGGGAGTCCCACCCGGAGACTGAACCGGGGGCGACCCCGCAGCCGCCAGGGTTCGCGTGGCCGGAATGGGCCAAGGCGAAGCGGGCGATATGGGCCAGCCGTCGAGATGAACCGCCGCCGGAGATTCCGCAGGTCGAGAAGCCGCCGGATCAAGCGGAGCCCGAGATCCCGCACCCGCCCACAGAGAGCCACGTTGCCCGCGGGCTGCCAATCCCGGTCGGCACCGTCTGGTGGGTATGGGGGGAGGATCGCCGGGTGGGCACCAGCACCCTCGCGTTGGTGCTGGCGCAATGGCTGGCATGGGAGGGGGCGGTGCCGGTGCGCCTCCTGGAGGGCACGCCCACCCATCCCCGCCTCGGCGTGATGATCGGGAAAGCCCCTCCGCACAATCGGGGGTGGGAGGTGTCCTGGATCGCCGGCACGCCCGCCCAGTCGCCGCGGGTCGAGGTGCGGATGGCGGATCGCCTTTCCGCTTGGCTGTTCGCTGAGTCCATCGCGGTGCATCCCCCCATCCTGGATCGCTACTTGGCCTTGGGCGCCCGCAGCGCGGCCGTGGATGCCGTGGTGGTGCTGGACGCCGGCGTGCGGCCGCCCGCGTTGCCGGGGGTTGAGGGCATCTGCGTCCTGGCGGGCGCGAGACCGGTTGTGCCCCTCCCCTCCGGAGTGTGGGCCGCCACCAGAAGTCGGGTGGATCCCGCCACTCCGCGCCTGATCCGAATCCCGTCGGATCCTCTGGGCCTGGGGGGCGTGCCAACAGGGGAATGGGTGCGGGCGCTGGCTCCGCTCCGGGAAGCCATCCTGGCCACCTGGAGGGAGGGCGCGGCAGCCTCGTCCTAG
- a CDS encoding membrane protein of unknown function (Evidence 5 : Unknown function) encodes MTGLTALFAVWTAWADCRTRTIPVAPIWFGLGAALAWHGARGQWGAAWAGLLLVGGLGFGLALATEAFGGGDARLLAVWGAWLGPLPGLLLVAGAAGLALTAHLAESAWRRRWPPPPRPFAPWLGAAWVIARLVTGHWWG; translated from the coding sequence ATGACGGGGCTCACGGCCCTTTTCGCCGTCTGGACCGCCTGGGCGGATTGCCGGACCCGCACCATTCCGGTGGCGCCCATCTGGTTTGGCCTGGGGGCGGCGCTGGCCTGGCACGGGGCGCGGGGCCAATGGGGCGCCGCGTGGGCGGGCCTCCTGCTGGTGGGCGGCCTGGGCTTTGGCCTGGCGCTGGCGACGGAGGCGTTCGGCGGCGGCGATGCCCGCCTGCTGGCCGTCTGGGGGGCGTGGCTGGGCCCGCTGCCCGGCCTGCTGCTGGTGGCGGGGGCGGCCGGACTGGCCCTGACCGCCCACCTGGCGGAAAGCGCCTGGCGGCGGCGGTGGCCACCCCCGCCCCGCCCGTTCGCCCCCTGGCTGGGAGCCGCGTGGGTGATCGCCCGGCTGGTGACGGGGCATTGGTGGGGATAG
- a CDS encoding conserved protein of unknown function (Evidence 4 : Unknown function but conserved in other organisms): MVSLRRSTWRGGVALAAALAGGGVLWSRTHPPATVVIAQAARPVPAGARLIRADVRPWRVLAPAPPGALTPAQVHGQRVAVALVRGAPVLAGDLGGHVQGLKAGEVRLVLPVSPAQSALVHAGSRVEILGLQGSYNGPHTTSVLATDVRVIGVYQSNGAPLPANPSTAGSAASDAPALVAVAATPPVLNAVGPYLSATANGASFWLVAEPPVR; encoded by the coding sequence ATGGTGTCATTGCGTCGTTCCACATGGCGGGGAGGCGTGGCCCTGGCAGCCGCCCTGGCGGGAGGCGGGGTCCTCTGGAGCCGCACCCATCCCCCGGCCACCGTCGTCATCGCCCAAGCCGCGCGGCCCGTGCCCGCGGGGGCCCGCCTGATCCGGGCGGACGTCCGGCCCTGGCGGGTGCTGGCCCCCGCACCCCCGGGGGCCCTCACCCCGGCCCAGGTGCACGGCCAGCGGGTGGCCGTGGCCCTGGTGCGGGGAGCCCCGGTCCTGGCGGGGGATCTCGGGGGTCATGTGCAAGGGCTGAAGGCCGGAGAGGTCCGCCTGGTGCTGCCCGTCTCGCCAGCCCAGAGCGCCCTGGTCCATGCCGGCAGCCGGGTGGAAATCCTGGGGCTGCAAGGCAGCTACAACGGCCCGCACACCACGAGCGTCCTGGCGACCGATGTGCGGGTGATCGGAGTCTACCAGTCCAACGGCGCTCCGCTCCCGGCCAACCCGTCCACCGCGGGATCGGCCGCCTCCGATGCCCCCGCCCTGGTGGCGGTGGCGGCCACGCCGCCAGTGCTGAACGCCGTGGGGCCGTACCTGTCCGCCACGGCCAACGGCGCCAGCTTCTGGCTGGTCGCGGAGCCTCCGGTGCGATGA
- a CDS encoding protein of unknown function (Evidence 5 : Unknown function): MRDRKCWRARIARRWADRRGLSTFLLAVLLVPIVLVLAQAYWNYAQAATARADLRAALTAGLAAAATQGVEDHAGQPGIGGSIQNGNGIRISAVSFSGSGQDLQITIDGSGFGNAPVPENTTSASWTQVNNACNGGWTFTGWVANFCRADAGEVLNRGNGYATATTTFTVPQGQTEQLSLQTPPYAWDSNWSNVVGTVTVTNTITGAVVTNGSYTGGANWNTQNGSTPLIDWQSPPLEPGTYQITVGATESVNLFGLWTRPAQAPTATLPYTGDTASFAFNDLSRSWQGGYTNGGTDQNVVTMDYQSWSPTQIVLDGFAGGYGQGTWVDQLGDQVQVTVFNPQTGQQASWTGPLTDGSTQGTAPGITWSGSAASQAAIQTIAADLRAQVQAQGPHHALFTPTAQSPPSATAWSGPLQLTHLQWGMGGAVTEAGSTVEPGGPYVAGTLQVPYTLYFFGLPLHTTLSVWRVERIWGLGPSGFSGE, translated from the coding sequence ATGCGGGACCGCAAGTGCTGGCGGGCGCGGATTGCCCGTCGATGGGCCGACCGGCGCGGCCTCAGCACGTTCCTGCTGGCCGTGCTGCTGGTGCCCATCGTGCTGGTGCTGGCCCAGGCGTACTGGAACTACGCCCAGGCCGCCACCGCCCGGGCGGATCTCCGGGCCGCCCTCACGGCGGGCCTGGCCGCCGCCGCCACCCAGGGGGTGGAGGACCACGCCGGCCAGCCGGGCATCGGGGGCTCCATCCAGAACGGGAACGGGATCCGTATCTCTGCCGTCTCGTTCAGCGGTTCGGGTCAAGACCTGCAGATCACGATCGACGGCTCCGGCTTTGGCAACGCGCCCGTGCCGGAGAATACCACCAGCGCCTCCTGGACACAAGTGAACAACGCCTGCAATGGCGGCTGGACCTTCACTGGGTGGGTGGCCAATTTTTGCAGAGCCGATGCCGGCGAGGTGCTGAACCGGGGCAACGGGTACGCCACGGCCACCACGACGTTTACGGTTCCGCAAGGGCAAACCGAGCAGTTGAGTTTGCAAACGCCGCCGTATGCCTGGGACAGCAACTGGTCCAATGTGGTCGGCACCGTGACCGTCACCAACACCATCACCGGAGCGGTCGTGACCAACGGGTCTTACACAGGCGGCGCCAATTGGAACACCCAAAACGGGTCGACGCCCCTGATCGACTGGCAAAGCCCCCCATTAGAACCAGGTACGTATCAAATTACGGTGGGAGCCACCGAAAGCGTCAACCTGTTCGGCCTGTGGACGCGCCCGGCCCAAGCGCCCACCGCGACGCTGCCCTACACGGGGGACACGGCATCCTTCGCCTTCAACGACCTGTCCCGGTCCTGGCAGGGCGGGTACACCAATGGCGGCACCGATCAGAACGTGGTGACGATGGACTACCAGAGCTGGTCCCCCACGCAGATTGTGCTGGACGGCTTCGCGGGCGGCTACGGGCAGGGCACCTGGGTGGATCAGCTGGGCGATCAGGTGCAGGTGACGGTGTTCAATCCCCAGACGGGGCAGCAGGCGTCGTGGACGGGGCCGCTGACGGACGGGTCCACCCAGGGCACGGCGCCGGGCATCACGTGGAGCGGGTCCGCGGCTAGCCAGGCCGCCATCCAGACCATCGCGGCGGACCTGCGGGCGCAGGTGCAGGCGCAGGGGCCGCATCACGCCCTGTTCACGCCGACGGCGCAGTCGCCGCCATCGGCCACCGCCTGGAGCGGTCCACTGCAGCTGACCCACCTGCAATGGGGCATGGGTGGAGCCGTCACGGAGGCGGGGTCCACGGTGGAACCCGGCGGCCCCTACGTGGCCGGCACGCTCCAGGTGCCGTACACGCTGTACTTCTTCGGTCTGCCCCTTCACACGACGCTGAGCGTCTGGCGTGTGGAGCGGATCTGGGGTCTCGGCCCCAGTGGGTTCTCGGGCGAGTAG
- a CDS encoding protein of unknown function (Evidence 5 : Unknown function), with amino-acid sequence MSTQVGALLGMLVLLLVGTFGWTINRIQGAEAALARAAEVGVEAMQVAGGYTSQVQQAVAQDLQQAGFNPADVNILPSPSGERVAYGNPLSLTVNTRLPLRIVGYVPFSVGVQETADGVSQYVPQSAASQQGVTGSAYTQAAGGTGGATLAWNSPTWITTGQLPGAQPVQGYGESWSGDQPAIGPGPGNQPNGIWLVTARFSAPPGDPLVVKAFADDGAALWMNGAAVGSVALNQTGWTPATLPAGTAQAQNVLAVEVTNNDGTGGSLNIVPNGSGQPNPTQLYLEVVDQKTGQVLLSTADPSAWQGLFYPANPPPGTITTGDV; translated from the coding sequence ATGTCCACGCAGGTTGGGGCGCTGCTGGGGATGCTTGTGCTGCTTCTGGTTGGGACCTTCGGCTGGACGATCAACCGAATCCAGGGCGCGGAGGCGGCGCTGGCGCGGGCGGCCGAGGTGGGGGTCGAGGCCATGCAGGTGGCGGGCGGCTACACCAGCCAGGTGCAGCAGGCCGTGGCGCAGGACCTCCAGCAGGCGGGGTTCAACCCGGCGGACGTGAACATCCTGCCGAGCCCGTCCGGGGAACGGGTCGCGTACGGCAATCCCCTCAGCCTGACCGTGAACACGCGGCTGCCGCTGCGCATTGTGGGCTATGTGCCGTTCTCGGTGGGCGTGCAGGAGACGGCGGACGGGGTGAGCCAGTACGTGCCCCAGAGCGCCGCCAGCCAGCAGGGCGTGACGGGGTCGGCGTACACCCAGGCGGCGGGGGGCACCGGCGGAGCCACGCTGGCCTGGAACAGCCCCACCTGGATCACCACGGGGCAACTGCCGGGGGCGCAGCCCGTGCAAGGGTATGGGGAGTCTTGGTCGGGCGATCAGCCTGCCATCGGCCCGGGACCGGGCAATCAGCCCAATGGGATTTGGCTGGTGACGGCCCGGTTCTCCGCCCCCCCAGGCGACCCGCTGGTCGTGAAGGCGTTTGCGGATGACGGAGCCGCCCTTTGGATGAACGGAGCCGCCGTCGGATCGGTGGCCCTGAACCAGACGGGCTGGACCCCCGCCACCTTGCCGGCGGGCACCGCCCAGGCCCAGAACGTGCTGGCGGTGGAGGTCACCAACAACGACGGCACGGGTGGGAGCCTGAACATCGTGCCCAACGGATCCGGACAGCCCAATCCCACCCAGTTGTATCTGGAGGTCGTGGATCAAAAGACAGGCCAAGTGCTCCTGTCCACGGCGGACCCCAGCGCCTGGCAGGGTCTCTTCTATCCGGCCAATCCGCCGCCGGGCACCATTACGACGGGAGATGTCTAG
- a CDS encoding protein of unknown function (Evidence 5 : Unknown function), giving the protein MAWAWMRLIRLWADRRGVNNLVGEGLLVVIVLVLALVIYEAVQPNGAIGQWEQSFINQIAGTTG; this is encoded by the coding sequence ATGGCTTGGGCATGGATGCGGCTGATCCGCCTGTGGGCGGACCGGCGCGGCGTGAACAACCTGGTGGGAGAAGGGCTGCTGGTGGTGATCGTGCTGGTGCTCGCCCTGGTCATCTACGAGGCGGTGCAGCCGAACGGGGCCATCGGCCAGTGGGAGCAGAGCTTCATCAACCAGATCGCCGGCACCACCGGCTAG
- a CDS encoding conserved membrane protein of unknown function (Evidence 4 : Unknown function but conserved in other organisms), translating to MTGLIALGAAGLLGWGVWSLLRPTRRFVFGRASQERQESWRRLGRRFWRGVRARLGEETRRQLEALGWPVWQVAAFAGGVGSILAAVASQWLHAWSWALWPGWVWLAWKGAGWHIARAYREWQATMVGELPRLLTLLRVHLDLGRTVPDSLQAVLPHVRQPLRRELATTLVAMRTAGARMEAPAAALGRLAARVDRLEFRIVAQTLGDLWTVRLSGSALAPLEDLLAAARHRAALERAQMLDLVLTLAPGLGLMGMVIWLVGGWLLSSLHGLHLG from the coding sequence ATGACGGGGCTCATCGCACTGGGGGCGGCGGGACTCCTGGGCTGGGGCGTCTGGTCCCTGTTGCGACCAACCCGCCGCTTCGTCTTCGGCCGGGCCAGCCAGGAGCGCCAGGAGTCCTGGCGTCGTCTGGGCCGGCGCTTCTGGCGCGGGGTCCGGGCTCGGCTGGGCGAGGAGACGCGCCGGCAGCTGGAAGCCCTGGGCTGGCCGGTCTGGCAGGTGGCGGCCTTCGCCGGGGGGGTGGGCAGCATCCTGGCGGCCGTCGCCTCGCAGTGGCTGCACGCCTGGAGCTGGGCGCTCTGGCCGGGATGGGTGTGGCTGGCCTGGAAGGGGGCCGGCTGGCACATCGCCCGGGCCTACCGCGAGTGGCAGGCCACCATGGTGGGGGAACTGCCGCGGCTTTTGACCCTTTTGCGGGTACATCTGGACCTGGGCCGGACGGTGCCGGACAGCCTGCAGGCGGTGCTGCCCCATGTCCGCCAGCCTTTGCGGAGGGAGCTCGCCACCACGCTGGTGGCCATGCGCACGGCGGGGGCCCGGATGGAGGCGCCCGCCGCGGCCTTGGGCCGGCTGGCCGCCCGGGTGGATCGCCTGGAGTTCCGCATCGTCGCGCAGACGCTGGGGGACCTCTGGACGGTGCGGCTGTCCGGATCCGCCCTCGCGCCGCTGGAGGACCTCTTGGCGGCGGCCCGGCATCGGGCGGCCCTGGAGCGGGCTCAGATGCTGGACCTGGTGCTCACCCTGGCGCCGGGCCTGGGCCTCATGGGCATGGTGATCTGGCTGGTGGGCGGCTGGCTCTTGTCCAGCCTCCATGGCCTGCACCTGGGGTGA